In the genome of Labeo rohita strain BAU-BD-2019 chromosome 24, IGBB_LRoh.1.0, whole genome shotgun sequence, one region contains:
- the telo2 gene encoding telomere length regulation protein TEL2 homolog, producing MESMQLQVGSCLRTLSTSRDSGEIVHALRTLTRYLKDGEFTRLHYTRVIQVLVSAHWFSRSCEDEEINKLWDEMFLRGPPDQALLLLLDTISSTGESAGLEQCVSVLEKFLSAGRLQVLLWSRCDVGGACSDSPQLRETVIGHLAALPSITCNHLHTNTPDAFLPQRYYPLLAASILDTLEKTCHALRAGTDCSLGFVAQVLGKVCIQGYSSQIFETLAPRLSSLTRVDPLWQRVTQRLLEKVPERCTECVITGLIRSLSGAAAVSRLMGNLVVTNKKAQFVLTHKLLLQQYHHPTQLLKSVLGYLALDSERRTLLKQVLRSVCQVWCNSSAVKHTCVEQQLYVSKALLLCVALLNHSEIQELRQEMLQCMLGGVQCRLDSNIERIRRMGMVVGECLSHRLDTPGSQLKFQYEADEEIRELKSLMECTSVEDDEEHQPDSSTSLQPEPKVEGSAGQSVPSKPETSETGCGSDSELDSDDDLTPYDMSADHEKNKSAPPRYVRDCLEALMSSDDAERVELSLQVAEGLLRKNVKATQEVSVQFSKVLLHLEDRYNTLHFHTLRQNAMVALTVTDIKPVVDYWTTEFYSLNYSLRQRLDILEVLALSAQELSEPITKKHAGAQPISAVTALEQCDDITHWRQIVEKRIQSKTRRIGKGGSQPVKATPNRYAPVAGFFLFPLLRNYDRPQVTFDLLGSDHLVLGRLLHTLGLLMHLAINAPVVSQMGRALLDFVWAVRFHTDQMVRRGVMFAVCAVFLSMPGENLLIELGDDLMETRAWLADVAENDCDADCRNLAVQSLMLLDKNLKTQLQIPDMET from the exons ATGGAGTCAATGCAGCTGCAGGTGGGCTCGTGCTTGAGGACTCTCTCCACCTCACGAGATTCTGGGGAGATCGTGCACGCGCTGCGCACACTCACACGCTACCTGAAGGACGGCGAGTTCACGCGCCTTCATTACACACGGGTGATTCAGGTGCTGGTGAGCGCGCACTGGTTCAGCAGGTCGTGTGAAGATGAGGAGATCAACAAGCTCTGGGATGAGATGTTCCTCAGAGGTCCACCGGACCAAGCACTGCTGCTTCTGCTGGACACCATAAGCTCCACAGG GGAGAGTGCGGGTCTGGAGCAATGTGTGTCCGTCCTGGAGAAGTTCCTCTCTGCAGGTCGTCTCCAGGTGTTGTTGTGGTCCAGATGCGACGTGGGCGGAGCCTGTTCAGACTCTCCCCAGCTAAGAGAGACTGTCATTGGCCACCTTGCGGCTTTACCCTCCATCACCTGCAACCatctgcacacaaacacacctgatgCCTTCTTACCACAGCGGTATTACCCTCTGCTGGCCGCCAGCATACTGGACACACTGGAGAAGACATGCCATGCTCTCAGAG CGGGAACAGATTGCTCTCTTGGCTTTGTGGCTCAAGTGTTGGGAAAAGTGTGCATCCAAGGATACAGCT CTCAGATTTTTGAGACTCTGGCACCCCGGCTCTCATCTCTGACCCGCGTGGACCCGCTGTGGCAGCGTGTGACGCAGAGACTCCTGGAGAAGGTTCCAGAAAGATGCACGGAGTGTGTCATCACGGGACTCATACGCAGCCTCAGCGG ggcGGCTGCTGTTTCCAGGCTGATGGGAAACCTGGTGGTGACCAATAAGAAAGCTCAGTTTGTTCTCACTCATAAATTGCTATTGCAGCAGTACCACCATCCA ACTCAGTTGTTAAAGTCAGTTCTTGGTTATTTGGCTCTGGATTCAGAGCGTCGGACGCTGCTTAAACAG GTCCTTCGGAGTGTGTGTCAGGTGTGGTGTAACAGCAGTGCCGTGAAACACACGTGTGTCGAGCAGCAGCTGTACGTCAGTAAAGCTCTACTGCTATGTGTGGCTTTACTCAATCATTCTGAAATACAAGAACTAAGACAAG AGATGttgcagtgcatgctgggaggTGTCCAGTGTCGCCTGGACAGCAATATTGAGCGTATTCGGCGAATGGGAATGGTCGTGGGCGAGTGTCTCAGTCACAGATTAGACACACCAGGATCACAATTAAAATTCCAG TATGAGGCAGATGAGGAGATCAGAGAGCTGAAGTCATTAATGGAGTGTACATCTGTTGAGGACGACGAGGAACACCAGCCTGATTCCTCCACTAG TCTTCAACCAGAGCCCAAAGTTGAGGGCTCAGCAGGCCAGTCAGTGCCGTCAAAGCCAGAGACATCTGAGACTGGATGCGGGAGTGATTCTGAACTGGACAG TGATGATGATCTGACTCCATATGACATGTCAGCTGATCACGAGAAAAATAAATCAGCGCCGCCCCGTTACGTCAGAGACTGTCTGGAAG CGTTAATGTCGTCTGATGATGCTGAACGGGTTGAACTCAGTCTGCAAGTGGCGGAAGGTCTTCTTAGAAAGAATGTGAAGGCCACAcaagag GTGAGTGTTCAGTTCAGTAAAGTACTGCTTCACCTGGAGGACAGATACAACACACTGCACTTCCACACACTCCGGCAGAACGCCATGGTGGCCCTCACAGTTACAGACATCAAACCG GTTGTAGATTATTGGACGACTGAGTTCTACTCTCTCAACTACAGCTTGAGACAGAGACTGGACATTCTGGAG GTTCTTGCTCTCTCAGCCCAGGAACTATCTGAGCCAATCACGAAGAAGCACGCTGGAGCTCAGCCAATCAGTGCAGTGACAGCTCTGGAGCAGTGTGATGACATCACACACTGGCGGCAGATTGTGGAAAAACGAATCCAGAGTAAAACCAGACGAATTGGCAAG GGTGGGTCTCAACCAGTCAAAGCCACTCCCAACCGTTACGCTCCGGTTGCGGGATTCTTCCTTTTCCCGCTGCTCAGGAACTATGACAG GCCAcaggtgacctttgaccttctGGGGAGTGATCATCTGGTGCTAGGAAGGCTGCTGCACACACTTGGGCTTCTCATGCACCTGGCCATCAATGCACCG GTTGTGTCTCAGATGGGCCGAGCACTGCTGGATTTTGTTTGGGCTGTGCGCTTCCACACTGACCA GATGGTGCGTAGAGGTGTTATGTTTGCGGTTTGTGCTGTGTTTTTGAGCATGCCTGGTGAGAACTTACTCATAGAACTCGGTGATGACCTGATGGAGACCAGAGCCTGGCTAGCAG ATGTGGCAGAGAATGATTGTGATGCAGACTGCAGGAATTTGGCGGTACAGAGTTTAATGCTGCTGGACAAAAACCTCAAAACTCAGCTTCAGATCCCAGATATGGAGACCTGA
- the tmem204 gene encoding transmembrane protein 204, with amino-acid sequence MAVRRLVVVAAAVALLSLVLNNVATFSSSWVLQMLEEGRQRSVGLWRMCANVHEPTACQRLSWGSELAGYQESRSTVKLQFDMMRACNLMATVALTVGQLIFLFGLLKISPITQDSQWWEEAIAALFQLASFVLVIGLVTFYRIGPNTSLSYACYVNITACLFATLAAAMLIWNILHRRDDCMSPSVIVISRSLTTPFRPRLDNDYVESPC; translated from the exons ATGGCCGTGCGCAGGCTGGTGGTGGTGGCGGCCGCAGTGGCCCTGCTTTCTCTGGTGCTCAACAACGTTGCGACGTTCAGCTCCAGCTGGGTGCTGCAGATGCTGGAGGAGGGACGGCAGCGCAGCGTCGGGCTCTGGAGAATGTGTGCGAACGTTCACGAGCCCACAGCCTGCCAGAGACTTAGCTGGGGATCGGAGCTTGCGGGGTATCAGGAGTCACGCAGCACTGTCAAAC TTCAGTTTGACATGATGCGGGCATGTAACCTGATGGCTACAGTGGCTCTGACCGTGGGTCAGTTAATCTTCCTGTTTGGGTTACTGAAGATAAGCCCCATTACCCAGGATTCTCAGTGGTGGGAGGAAGCCATCGCTGCCCTGTTCCAGTTAGCCA GTTTTGTGCTGGTCATCGGTCTGGTGACGTTCTACAGGATCGGCCCCAACACCTCCCTGTCCTACGCCTGCTACGTTAACATCACTGCTTGCTTGTTTGCCACGCTAGCGGCCGCCATGCTAATCTGGAATATTCTGCATCGCCGAGACGACTGCATGTCTCCGTCGGTCATCGTCATCAGCCGATCTCTGACCACACCCTTCAGGCCGCGCCTAGACAATGACTATGTGGAGTCGCCATGCTGA